Proteins co-encoded in one Hirundo rustica isolate bHirRus1 chromosome 18, bHirRus1.pri.v3, whole genome shotgun sequence genomic window:
- the UTP18 gene encoding U3 small nucleolar RNA-associated protein 18 homolog, giving the protein MKAVKAVSKATKAAKMAKPKRAAKWLLSVANQGVAAEAARRARHLKALSCASGAERQLEELVFGDSLNVEEDELLRCLAGPRRVTAAEGKGLQEESRDSGVENEAKGDLLPKKPAWVDEDDEAEENVGMTHKYRKDLMKSDAETTLTKKKLKKRLEEQFQQAMGGAPAWADLQNRKKSKRTLSDSDSDEDDDLLRRTGNFITSSESLPRGILKICTCLPANQERFANGKLVTVQFHPSAQVVMTAGHDRSVSLFQVDGIRNPKIQSIYLDSFPIYKAHFSVDGEQVIATGTHHSMFFVYDMIAGSIIPVPKVRGVEEKFLRNFELSPDGSFMLLIGTSGYLHLLSMKTKELISTMKVNGRCTASAFTPDSSKLYSYSKEGEVFIWDVRSRKCLHKFEDEGSLEGKCIAVSKNNYYVACGSSSGVVNLYTTDACLKENHPKPVKAIMNLVTSATCVTFNPTTEILAVASRDTDEAVKLVHLPSYTVFSNFPVFRRKQIYLTQSMDFSPRSGYFSVANNKGKALLFRLKHYSSF; this is encoded by the exons ATGAAGGCGGTGAAGGCAGTGTCTAAAGCGACTAAAGCGGCCAAAATGGCGAAACCCAAGCGGGCAGCGAAGTGGCTCCTGTCCGTGGCGAATCAGGGGGTGGCCGCCGAGGCGGCGCGGCGCGCCCGCCATCTGAAGGCGCTGAGCTGCGCGTCGGGCGCCGAGCGGCAGCTTGAGGAGCTGGTATTCGGCGACAGCCTCAACGTGGAGGAGGACGAGCTGCTGCGGTGCCTGGCCGGGCCCCGACGG GTTactgctgcagaggggaaagGCCTCCAGGAAGAGTCCCGCGATTCGGGGGTGGAAAATGAAGCGAAAGGTGACTTACTGCCCAAAAAGCCGGCATGGGTGGATGAGGATGATGAAGCCGAGGAAAA tGTTGGTATGACCCATAAGTACAGAAAAGATCTCATGAAAAGTGATGCCGAGACAACGCTTACtaagaaaaagctgaagaaacGACTTGAGGAACA GTTTCAGCAAGCTATGGGAGgagctcctgcctgggctgatctacaaaacaggaagaaatcCAAAAGGACTTTGAGTGATA GTGATAGCGACGAAGATGATGATCTGCTACGCAGGACTGGCAATTTCATAACGAGCTCAGAGTCTCTGCCAAGAGGGATTTTGAAG ATCTGCACCTGCCTTCCTGCAAACCAGGAACGTTTTGCCAATGGTAAACTGGTGACAGTGCAGTTTCATCCTTCAGCTCAAGTGGTCATGACAGCTGGGCATGATCGCTCTGTGTCCCTCTTCCAG GTGGACGGTATAAGGAACCCAAAAATACAGAGCATCTATTTAGACAGTTTTCCAATTTATAAGGCTCATTTCAGTGTGGATGGAGAACAAGTTATAGCCACTGGTACTCATCACAGCATGTTCTTTGTGTATGACATGATAGCTGGGAGTATCATCCCTGTCCCAAAAGTACGAG GTGTGGAGGaaaaatttctcagaaattttGAACTCTCTCCAGATGGATCATTTATGCTGCTAATTGGAACTTCAGGTTACCTTCATTTGCTGTCTATGAAG ACAAAAGAACTGATCAGCACTATGAAGGTGAATGGAAGGTGCACTGCCTCTGCTTTCACCCCAGACAGCAGTAAACTATATAGCTATTCAA AGGAAGGCGAAGTTTTCATATGGGATGTGAGAAGTAGAAAGTGTCTACACAAATTTGAAGATGAAGGTTCTTTGGAAGGAAAGTGCATCGCTGTTTCAAAAAATAACTATTATGTGGCATGTGG tTCATCTTCTGGAGTTGTAAATTTATACACTACTGATGCCTGCCTCAAAGAAAACCATCCTAAACCAGTTAAAGCCATAATGAACCTTGTTACTTCTGCCACCTGTGTGACCTTTAATCCCACCACAGAGATTTTGGCAGTGGCTTCCCGTGACACTGATGAGGCTGTCAAATTG GTGCACCTTCCTTCATATACTGTATTCTCAAACTTCCCGGtgttcagaagaaaacagatttatctAACTCAATCTATGGACTTCTCTCCCAGAAGTGGATATTTCTCTGTAGCAAATAACAAAGGCAAAGCTTTGTTATTTAG gcTGAAACATTATTCATCCTTCTGA